CTGTTGCGGTGCGTCAGGGGAAAGATGTAGGCGTTTAGCTTTTCGTGTTCAGCCCAGTTAACGCAGTTTTTGGGGTGCTCTCCTGCCAGCTTTATGACCGTCCTCTGGTTCTTCAGCGCTTCGGCAACACACACTCCATTCAAAAGCTTCTCATCAAAGCTCTCCATTCCGAAGCTCTTCACGATTCTTTCCTCTTCTTTGTCGATGAGGGCAATCCACGCAAAGGTGCAGTACGATGACACTTCCCTGATTACGGTTGTCAAAAGCTCGTCCAGGCTTTTTACCCTCACAATAACTTCGTTTATAGCGTTGATAGTTCTCAGCAGCTTGTTTGTTCTTAACAGTTCTTCCTCAAGTCTCTTCCTCTCGGTGACGTCCTTAAAGTTGGCAAGAAAGCCCGTAACCTTCCCGTTCTTGACAAGTGGCCGAACGTTTCCCTCAACAACCTTTTCAACACCGTATTTAGTTTTGAATCTGAATTCAAGCCCGTACAGAGGCCTTTTTTCCTTAAAAGCCTTGTTGTACATCCTGAAAACATTTTCGGCCTCGTCTTCAGAAAAGAACTCCCTGAAATTTTTTCCGATTACCTCCTCCTTCCTGTAACCGCTAATCCTCTCGAACTCCCTGTTCACCTCTACAAAGTTTCCTTTGAGGTCGGTTACAATTATCATGTCAAGAGTATTCTCGAAAAACTCCCTGTACCTTTTCTCCATCTCCAGCTTTTCCGTTACGTTTCTTATTACAAGAAGTATGGCCGGTCTGCCTTTGTATGTGATGTAGCTTGCACTGACCTCGACGAAGACCTCTCTCCCATCCGGCAAAATGAACTTTTCAATTGCCGGAGGAACTGGCTTTTTTTCCTGAAACATTTTCTTCATTCTCTCAGCAACGAAGTTAACATATTCGGGGTGTATAAAATTGAAAACCGGCATCCCTATCAGCCTTTCAAGCGGAATTCCAGCGACCTCAGCTGCTCGCTTGTTGGCGAAGAGGATTTTTTGCCCGTCGTGGATGATGATTGCATCAGGGCTAAGCTCAAAAAGCGTTCTGTAAAAGTCGCTCTCTGCGACCTTCCTCAAAACGATGACCTTTTCTTCACCCAAATCGGTAAAACTAACGCTGTAAATCTCCCCGCCAACTTCAACTTCATAGGAAATCTCAAACAGCATTCCAACATCAAGTCCAAGCTCTTTTGCTCTATCATTAAGCTTAATTATCCTATTATCTTGATTAACAATGATTGTAGGATCGGGGAGTTTGTTAATATCCATTATCACAATTAGGGAAATTCAAAAATAAAAAACTTTTTGATTAAGCAACATAAATCGCGGGCTTGCCCGGAACTGCCTGCCTCCTCTTCTCCTCAGGAACTCTCTGAGTATCAAGAATAACCTTCAGTCCGGTCTCATTCTCAATAAATTTCAGGTTCTGCTGCAGAACTTCCCACTCCTTAACTAGCATCAGCTTCTTTCTGTCTTTGAAAATCTTCTTGACGAAATTTGACACTTCTTTGCCGAGCTTCCTAAGCTCCTCGTCCTGCATAAGCTGCTTCATCGCCTCCCCAACATCCCCGCTTTCAGCAACGACCTTTGCTGCCTTAACCTTCCAGTCTTCGGCGGGAGCAATGTAAACCTCCTTCGCATCGCTAACAAACTTCTTGATTTCCTGAATGTCCTCAACAAGGTTTCGGAGGTATTCCTCAATTCTCTCCGCCTCCTCGTCAACCCTGGTTTCGTCGTATTCTGGGTAGCTTTCGAGGCTGACGTAGCTGTCATGCTTCAAGTGCCACAGCTCCTCGCAAATGTGCGGAGCAAAGGGGGCGAGGAGCTTGATCC
The nucleotide sequence above comes from Archaeoglobus fulgidus DSM 4304. Encoded proteins:
- a CDS encoding PAS domain S-box protein → MDINKLPDPTIIVNQDNRIIKLNDRAKELGLDVGMLFEISYEVEVGGEIYSVSFTDLGEEKVIVLRKVAESDFYRTLFELSPDAIIIHDGQKILFANKRAAEVAGIPLERLIGMPVFNFIHPEYVNFVAERMKKMFQEKKPVPPAIEKFILPDGREVFVEVSASYITYKGRPAILLVIRNVTEKLEMEKRYREFFENTLDMIIVTDLKGNFVEVNREFERISGYRKEEVIGKNFREFFSEDEAENVFRMYNKAFKEKRPLYGLEFRFKTKYGVEKVVEGNVRPLVKNGKVTGFLANFKDVTERKRLEEELLRTNKLLRTINAINEVIVRVKSLDELLTTVIREVSSYCTFAWIALIDKEEERIVKSFGMESFDEKLLNGVCVAEALKNQRTVIKLAGEHPKNCVNWAEHEKLNAYIFPLTHRNRVLGILAIYSDFRISEEEIRLLQTLADDVAFAIDAIRLERARQESLRQIEKNIEQFAILVDKIRNPLAVITGFADLFGNMEKDKILEQVRKIEEIIEQLEAGWLESEDVRRLLRGFRDEEDTAG